The Acidimicrobiales bacterium region ATGGGAGAGCGTATCGACGAGGTGATCGGCATCGTTCGGCTTCCAGGCGCGGCTCGATGACCACGCCTTGACTGCCCAAGCACCGACCGAAGGCTGACGGTGCGTAGCTTGCTCCCACGCGAAATCATGCAGGCGCTGCCCGTTCTGCTTGTCGACACGGTATTCAGCCAGGGCCCGAAATGCGTGTAGCTGGCCAGCTGAGGTGTGCTTATCGGGGGTGCGGCCCACCGCCCGGTCCATCAGCCATGTGACGTCGATCGCCTCTCGGGCGTCGCGGTCAGCTGCGATCGCCACTAGGTAGTCACCGACGGAGCGGGGCTCCCGGTCGAACCAGTGGGGGTTCGCCTGGAGAAACTCGAGAGCTCCCGGGTCCTTGTGAATACGGAACCGCCCGAGCACGGACCGAAGGTGTGCGGCGGGAAGCTGCCCGTCAAGGCCGAGCGACTGCATCATCGTCTCGGCCTCGAGCAGATCGCAGAGTCCGTCAGTGCCCTCGACGGCGAATAGTGAATCGCGAGACGGGTCGAGCAGCTTCTGCTCTGCGACGGGCGCCTTCAGCAGCATGCCGGTCTTGCGGCCATTGAGATGCAAGCCGACCCCACCCAAGAGCTCGCCGATCATTCCGTGCAACTCGGGCCACAAGGCGGGGTCGGTGAGGAACACGTCAAGGTCGTCAGTCCATCGCACGAACTTCCGGCCCTGGGCTACTAGTTCTTGATCAACTGCACCTACGAACAGGTTCGCAATCGGCCCTGAACCCTCGAAACCGATCGGCAGTCCCGTTCCTCCCGGGAACAGCAC contains the following coding sequences:
- a CDS encoding RNA-directed DNA polymerase; its protein translation is MRADPSNTFNSDPGGLRPLRSDIREGVAAARRFAQARDVPDVLGFEDLYCDPGATYELVRGQLEGGVALQRTERFPLPKSDGSATRGLTVLDPYDELGLRSYVGRCSAAIKAATDSRHVLNGLIGTTGPGWFSAAFVEQHRRRRELQRAYYDDDRTAAVGFFDIENFFPSCGHHHAAELLLQAGAPAGAVEVIVQLLAVLFPGGTGLPIGFEGSGPIANLFVGAVDQELVAQGRKFVRWTDDLDVFLTDPALWPELHGMIGELLGGVGLHLNGRKTGMLLKAPVAEQKLLDPSRDSLFAVEGTDGLCDLLEAETMMQSLGLDGQLPAAHLRSVLGRFRIHKDPGALEFLQANPHWFDREPRSVGDYLVAIAADRDAREAIDVTWLMDRAVGRTPDKHTSAGQLHAFRALAEYRVDKQNGQRLHDFAWEQATHRQPSVGAWAVKAWSSSRAWKPNDADHLVDTLSHVGYRRAAVSGYASQPRDVAQRRLKPLANQYREIAPAVTLVTSG